AAATCCCCTCTAAGTTGTGTAACATACACAGAATTTACACAGTTCACTTAGAGGGGATATAATCATGGTTTATTTTTCGGCACAGCTTTATTAATTAGGTTTTTACGGGATATAAACGGATTGTCGGTAACCCAGAAACGCCAAGGATAATCTTTTGCTGCCCCGGAGTTGTCGATTCCGACGCGGGGGCCGCTGGATATGTGTTCAGGCATTTTTCCGGCAGCAAGATATAGCGGGGGATCTGTAAAAGATCGACCATAATCATCCATGGTGATGCCTAGTGCCTTTGTTAGCTTTCCAGGTCCATCAGTCCATTTACGAATATCGGCAATTCCGCGTCTTTCATGCATTAGCTCAAGCCCGGAATACGGTTCAACTGCCCGGATTAAAATGGCCTCCGGATTTTCAGGCCCGCCGCTTACGACATTGACCAGTGTATGTGTGTGCATGACGTATGTATATATCAATCCGGAATTACCGAACATCACTTCCGTCCGTTTTGTCCTTCTATTTCCAAAACTATGTGCGGCCCTGTCCCCAGGTCCAATATAGGCCTCTGTTTCAACAATGAATCCAGAAGCGGTTCCATCCGCTGTTTCTTTTACAATGAGGCAGCCAAGAAGGGATTTTGCTAGTTCAAGCGTGGGCCGCTGATAAAAATCCGCAGGTAAAATTGAATGGTTTATCATAGTATCACTCCATTTAGTCTCATACAGGTAAAATTCCCTTATCAATGAAAAAGAAACATGAAGGGATTAAAAAGGCCGGCTGAATATATCAGCCGGTCCCGAGCATATTTTTAGCCTAATTCTTTTTCCGATTCTTGATCTTTTTTGATTCGTCCTGAACCCACAGAAAGT
The DNA window shown above is from Peribacillus sp. FSL P2-0133 and carries:
- a CDS encoding DNA-3-methyladenine glycosylase, encoding MINHSILPADFYQRPTLELAKSLLGCLIVKETADGTASGFIVETEAYIGPGDRAAHSFGNRRTKRTEVMFGNSGLIYTYVMHTHTLVNVVSGGPENPEAILIRAVEPYSGLELMHERRGIADIRKWTDGPGKLTKALGITMDDYGRSFTDPPLYLAAGKMPEHISSGPRVGIDNSGAAKDYPWRFWVTDNPFISRKNLINKAVPKNKP